Proteins encoded within one genomic window of Polaribacter sp. NJDZ03:
- a CDS encoding response regulator transcription factor, whose product MKEKIYVHVADDHKILIEGIIAVINTDKEIEIKGYSLTGQEVIDWFDDKENSADVLILDITMPILDGFEVLKHFRKRKIDQKVIVLSSYDDLKIVQEVLSLGCNGYISKNNAGEHIVNAIKAVANGEQYFSDDIQKMLLKSLSGQMVPKGDMPDKYLLESLTERELDVLKLITKEYSTIEMADLMHLSRNTIETYRKSLLKKLKVKNAVGLAMYAVKNNIV is encoded by the coding sequence ATGAAAGAAAAAATATACGTTCACGTAGCAGATGATCACAAAATTTTAATTGAAGGTATCATCGCTGTAATAAATACTGATAAAGAGATTGAAATTAAAGGATATTCTTTAACAGGGCAAGAGGTAATTGATTGGTTTGATGATAAAGAAAACTCGGCAGATGTTTTAATATTAGATATTACAATGCCTATTTTAGATGGATTTGAGGTGTTAAAACACTTTAGAAAAAGAAAAATAGACCAAAAAGTTATTGTTTTATCTAGTTATGATGATCTTAAAATTGTTCAAGAAGTTTTGTCCCTTGGCTGTAATGGCTATATCTCTAAAAATAATGCTGGAGAACATATTGTAAATGCTATAAAAGCGGTTGCAAACGGCGAGCAATATTTTAGTGATGATATTCAGAAAATGTTATTAAAATCTTTATCCGGTCAAATGGTTCCTAAAGGAGACATGCCAGACAAATACTTGTTAGAAAGTTTAACGGAAAGAGAATTAGATGTTTTAAAATTAATTACAAAAGAGTATAGTACTATTGAGATGGCAGATTTAATGCATCTTAGTAGAAATACTATAGAAACATATAGAAAAAGTTTGTTAAAAAAATTAAAAGTAAAAAATGCAGTAGGCTTGGCAATGTATGCAGTAAAAAACAATATAGTATAG
- a CDS encoding DUF4293 domain-containing protein — MIQRIQSIYLLLATAVSGGLIFVFDIWSSIKEEFFALDLFSRDSMLLKVIPLLYLLSAIVSFATIFLFKNRKLQFVVGRLVILINLFLLGLLIYVSLTLPGEVSISEKGIGMFLPILVILLIVLANKAIKKDEDLVKSVDRLR, encoded by the coding sequence ATGATTCAAAGAATACAGAGTATATACTTATTATTAGCAACCGCAGTTTCTGGTGGGTTAATATTTGTATTTGATATTTGGAGTAGTATTAAAGAAGAATTTTTTGCTTTGGACTTATTTTCTAGAGATTCTATGCTTTTAAAAGTAATTCCTTTGTTATATTTGCTTTCCGCAATTGTATCTTTTGCAACTATTTTTTTGTTTAAAAATAGAAAGCTACAATTTGTAGTAGGGCGTTTAGTAATTTTGATCAATCTTTTTTTATTAGGATTATTGATTTATGTATCTCTAACTTTACCTGGAGAAGTTTCGATTTCGGAGAAAGGTATTGGGATGTTCTTACCAATTTTAGTTATTTTGCTTATTGTTTTGGCAAATAAAGCTATTAAAAAGGATGAAGATCTTGTGAAATCTGTAGATAGATTGCGATAA
- a CDS encoding lipopolysaccharide assembly protein LapB, with the protein MKKITFLLAAMLLLASAKTNAQDDAKRECTIKYNLFKGDFQSKKYEEAYTNWIYLMDNCKDLSVNIYKLGSTLAEDVRKDPVLAKRVYEQRLQYFPKDNPAKLHSDYATYLLDNKLASDDEVFAILEKGYNIDPTKMGVKNLYIYFQGVTDRNKDTNPQKVFDTYDDVLESVSSKLDGYAAKLKDLSKDSVANKRLIHAYSTNSRALGTVEGGLDNIISEIATCERLIPIYKRDFEANKDDAVWLKRSVSRMFNKGCQEDPLYQELVRAYAHASPSPEAFSFLASVLEDNGDNAGANEMREKSFNLETDPLKKAKYKLKFAQAAKSRGQLSKARSLAREALSFNPNYGKAYLFIARLYQSSVNNCGGNEFEKRMVYVAALNQAQRAASVDPSISSTASSYIRSYRGNVPSSKVIFTAGVTPGSSYTIKCWIGETVRVPSN; encoded by the coding sequence ATGAAGAAAATTACGTTTTTACTAGCTGCAATGTTGTTATTGGCATCAGCAAAAACAAATGCGCAAGATGATGCAAAAAGAGAATGTACTATTAAGTATAATCTTTTTAAAGGAGATTTCCAATCTAAAAAGTATGAAGAAGCTTATACAAACTGGATTTATTTAATGGATAACTGTAAAGATTTATCTGTAAATATTTACAAATTAGGTTCTACTTTGGCAGAAGATGTTAGAAAAGATCCTGTTCTAGCAAAAAGAGTTTACGAGCAAAGATTACAGTATTTTCCTAAAGACAATCCAGCAAAATTACATAGTGATTATGCTACTTATTTGTTAGATAATAAATTGGCTTCTGATGATGAAGTATTTGCTATTTTAGAAAAAGGATATAATATAGACCCTACTAAAATGGGTGTAAAAAACTTATATATTTATTTTCAAGGAGTTACAGATAGAAATAAAGATACAAATCCTCAAAAAGTATTTGATACTTATGATGATGTATTAGAGTCTGTAAGTTCTAAATTAGATGGATATGCAGCAAAATTAAAAGATCTTTCTAAAGATTCTGTAGCAAATAAAAGATTGATTCATGCATATTCTACAAACTCTAGAGCATTAGGTACTGTAGAAGGTGGTTTAGATAATATTATTTCTGAAATAGCAACTTGTGAAAGATTAATACCTATTTACAAAAGAGATTTTGAAGCAAATAAAGATGATGCTGTTTGGTTAAAAAGATCTGTATCTAGAATGTTTAACAAAGGATGTCAAGAAGATCCTTTATACCAAGAATTAGTAAGAGCGTATGCTCATGCGTCTCCATCACCAGAGGCATTCTCTTTCTTAGCGAGTGTTTTAGAAGATAATGGAGATAATGCTGGGGCAAATGAAATGAGAGAGAAATCTTTTAATTTAGAAACAGACCCATTAAAGAAAGCAAAGTATAAATTAAAATTTGCGCAAGCAGCTAAATCTAGAGGTCAATTAAGTAAAGCTAGAAGTTTAGCAAGAGAAGCTTTAAGCTTTAACCCTAACTATGGTAAAGCATATTTATTTATTGCAAGATTATACCAATCTAGTGTAAATAATTGTGGTGGAAATGAGTTTGAAAAGAGAATGGTATATGTTGCTGCATTAAACCAAGCACAAAGAGCTGCATCTGTAGATCCAAGTATTTCGTCTACTGCAAGTTCTTATATTAGAAGTTATAGAGGTAATGTACCAAGTTCTAAAGTTATTTTTACTGCAGGTGTTACACCTGGTAGTAGCTATACTATAAAATGTTGGATTGGTGAAACAGTAAGAGTACCTTCAAATTAA
- the lptC gene encoding LPS export ABC transporter periplasmic protein LptC, protein MKNIKNIFYKSIAVLFVTVMLFSCSNNTKEVRDFLVSKNLPIGIAKNAFHVYKDSGRITSKLITPLLYDFSNRKQHPYNEFPEGIEIINFDGIDSVTITGNYALSYSNTQISEIKGNVVVVNPKENSKLETEQLFWDQNTKYFFSEKPFTLTTLKDTIYGVGFECKEDLSKHLAKKTTGKLVTSETE, encoded by the coding sequence TTGAAAAACATAAAAAACATATTTTATAAAAGCATTGCTGTACTATTTGTTACAGTAATGCTTTTTTCTTGCTCTAATAATACAAAAGAAGTGAGAGATTTTTTGGTGTCTAAAAACTTGCCAATCGGTATTGCCAAAAATGCATTTCATGTATATAAAGATTCTGGTAGAATTACATCAAAACTAATTACGCCTTTACTTTATGATTTTAGTAATAGAAAACAACATCCCTATAATGAATTTCCTGAAGGAATTGAAATTATAAATTTTGATGGAATAGATTCTGTAACGATTACAGGAAATTATGCATTATCATATTCAAATACTCAAATTTCTGAAATAAAGGGAAATGTAGTGGTCGTAAATCCTAAAGAAAACTCTAAATTAGAAACAGAACAATTATTTTGGGATCAAAACACTAAGTATTTTTTTTCAGAAAAACCATTTACTTTAACCACTTTAAAAGATACTATATATGGTGTTGGGTTTGAGTGTAAAGAAGATTTAAGTAAGCATTTAGCAAAGAAAACAACAGGTAAGTTAGTAACATCAGAAACAGAATAA
- the rho gene encoding transcription termination factor Rho — MFEISELKAKTLADLQVIAKSIGLSKTSQLKKLDLVYQILDTQAANPVDTSSSPVTEVKPKTEKPKRKRVSKVTDSVTATNETEAEQTTLEIPEEKVKQEKPVQRKPNPRKPVKKEVVLKEVEADTETKPKVNKERVVKKVDKQEQKPANTQNKTQPNKPQPKTNLPKKNPNQTRDKNNSNRSNGNKSTNRYKDPDFEFDGIIESEGVLEMMPDGYGFLRSSDYNYLSSPDDIYVSQSQIKLFGLKTGDTVRGNVRPPKEGEKYFPLIRVSKINGLNPNLVRDRVSFEHLTPLFPQEKFNLAEKGSSLSTRIIDLFSPLGKGQRGMIVAQPKTGKTMLLKDVANAIAANHPEVYQIVLLIDERPEEVTDMKRNVRGEVVASTFDEPADKHVKVANIVLEKAKRLVECGHDVVILLDSITRLARAYNTVAPASGKILSGGIDANALHKPKRFFGAARNIENGGSLTIIATALTETGSKMDEVIFEEFKGTGNMELQLDRNISNRRIYPAIDLIKSSTRRDDLLLDAKTVQRMWVLRKYLADMNPIEAMEFINDKIKFSKNNDEFLISMNG; from the coding sequence ATGTTCGAAATCTCAGAACTAAAAGCAAAAACACTTGCTGATTTACAGGTAATTGCAAAATCTATTGGTCTATCTAAGACGAGTCAACTTAAAAAACTAGATTTAGTGTATCAAATATTAGACACACAAGCAGCAAACCCTGTAGATACTTCATCTTCTCCTGTTACTGAAGTAAAACCAAAAACAGAGAAACCTAAAAGAAAAAGAGTTTCTAAGGTCACTGATTCTGTAACAGCAACGAACGAAACTGAAGCAGAACAAACTACTTTAGAAATACCAGAAGAAAAGGTAAAACAAGAAAAACCAGTACAACGTAAACCTAACCCTAGAAAACCGGTTAAGAAAGAAGTTGTACTAAAAGAAGTTGAAGCAGATACAGAAACGAAACCAAAGGTTAATAAAGAAAGAGTTGTTAAAAAAGTAGATAAACAGGAGCAAAAACCTGCAAATACTCAAAATAAAACACAACCAAATAAGCCTCAGCCAAAAACAAATCTACCAAAGAAAAACCCTAACCAAACTAGAGACAAAAACAACTCTAATAGAAGTAACGGTAATAAATCTACAAATCGTTATAAAGATCCAGATTTTGAATTTGATGGAATTATTGAAAGTGAAGGTGTCTTAGAAATGATGCCAGATGGTTATGGTTTCTTACGTTCTTCTGACTACAACTACCTATCATCTCCAGATGATATTTATGTTTCTCAATCTCAAATTAAATTATTTGGATTAAAAACAGGAGATACTGTTAGAGGTAATGTACGCCCACCAAAAGAAGGTGAAAAATATTTTCCATTAATTAGAGTGTCCAAAATAAACGGTTTAAACCCTAACTTAGTTAGAGACAGAGTTTCTTTTGAACACTTAACTCCGTTATTTCCTCAAGAAAAATTCAATTTAGCAGAAAAAGGAAGTTCTTTATCAACAAGAATTATCGATTTATTTTCTCCTTTAGGAAAAGGACAAAGAGGTATGATTGTAGCACAACCTAAAACGGGTAAAACCATGTTATTAAAGGATGTGGCAAATGCAATTGCAGCAAATCACCCAGAAGTTTATCAAATTGTTTTATTGATAGATGAGCGTCCGGAAGAGGTTACAGACATGAAACGTAATGTACGTGGAGAAGTTGTTGCATCTACTTTTGATGAACCTGCAGACAAACACGTAAAAGTGGCCAATATTGTTTTAGAAAAAGCAAAACGCTTGGTAGAATGTGGGCATGATGTTGTTATTCTTTTAGATTCTATTACACGTTTGGCAAGAGCTTACAACACCGTTGCACCAGCATCTGGTAAAATACTTTCTGGTGGTATCGATGCAAATGCTTTACACAAACCAAAACGTTTCTTTGGTGCAGCTAGAAACATAGAAAATGGAGGTTCTTTAACTATTATTGCAACGGCACTTACAGAAACTGGTTCTAAAATGGACGAAGTAATTTTCGAAGAATTTAAAGGAACAGGTAACATGGAACTTCAATTAGATAGAAATATTTCTAATAGACGTATTTATCCTGCTATCGATTTAATTAAATCTTCTACAAGACGAGACGATTTATTATTAGACGCTAAAACTGTGCAAAGAATGTGGGTTTTACGTAAATATCTTGCAGATATGAACCCTATTGAAGCAATGGAATTTATCAATGATAAAATTAAATTCTCTAAAAATAATGATGAGTTTTTAATCTCTATGAATGGTTAG
- a CDS encoding peptidylprolyl isomerase: MAILSKIRERSMFLIIIIGLALFAFVLDPSTLGDFFNSSKVNQVGEVNGESISLQEFTAELEAYKQQVGNGVTEMQASKSVWDNIVRKKIYQNQLAQAGITVGEADVWNEVINAPSVKDNPQFQNEVGFFDEVKFKQFLADTKLNNPEMWGAWSNYMTQIRDNGERNTYNNLVTAGLGASLKEGESQYFADNTKLTSQFVFVPYTSIVDSLVTVSKGEIEAYIKAHSNDFKVEESRDISYVQFNIAATTEDENAIKASLSELIEDFKNTSNESVFLSENDSDTSIDDSFKFQREINATVASEIFTGAKGDVFGPYKEQGYFKISKITDVTSMPDSARASHILIPFLGAQRAAADITRTQGEAKILADSILNVVKSNRNKFEDLAKTMSSDLGSGAKGGDLDWFTYNRMTPEFRDFVFEGNTGDIDVVETPFGFHIIKIDGQKNKQTALKLATLSRQIIASEATESAVFQKSEQFALATSKDKKFFDVAKENNYVARPAIGLKVLDENVPGLGNQRQIISWAFSNDTKPGDFKRFDLEGSHVVAFVTAKTEKGLMSAAKATNSVKPILINQKKAKLIGDKFNGSTLADIAKDNNTDVRNASGINLKSPTLSGAGSEPKVVGAMYNAEINKVYKNIEGNRGVYAFAVTNKELPTALPNYETTRKSIAESIKTKTFAIYEAIKNASDVEDYRSNLYTSN, from the coding sequence ATGGCAATTTTATCAAAAATTAGAGAACGTTCAATGTTCTTAATCATTATAATTGGTTTAGCACTTTTTGCTTTTGTATTAGATCCATCTACTTTAGGTGATTTTTTCAATTCAAGTAAAGTAAATCAAGTAGGTGAAGTAAATGGAGAGTCTATCTCTTTACAAGAGTTTACTGCAGAGTTAGAGGCATATAAGCAACAAGTAGGTAACGGAGTTACTGAAATGCAAGCATCTAAAAGTGTATGGGATAATATTGTTAGAAAAAAAATCTATCAAAATCAATTAGCACAAGCAGGTATTACTGTTGGTGAAGCAGATGTTTGGAACGAAGTAATTAATGCTCCTTCTGTTAAAGACAATCCTCAATTTCAAAATGAAGTAGGCTTTTTTGACGAAGTAAAGTTCAAACAATTTTTAGCAGACACAAAATTAAATAATCCAGAAATGTGGGGAGCTTGGTCTAACTACATGACTCAAATTAGAGATAATGGAGAGAGAAATACATATAATAATTTAGTTACTGCAGGTCTTGGTGCTTCTTTAAAAGAAGGAGAATCTCAATATTTTGCAGATAACACAAAACTAACTTCTCAGTTTGTATTTGTTCCTTATACTTCAATTGTAGATAGTTTAGTTACCGTTTCTAAAGGAGAAATAGAAGCGTACATTAAAGCACACTCTAATGATTTTAAAGTAGAAGAATCTAGAGATATTTCTTATGTGCAGTTTAATATTGCAGCAACTACGGAAGATGAAAATGCTATTAAAGCGAGTCTTTCTGAATTAATTGAAGATTTTAAAAATACATCTAATGAAAGCGTATTTTTAAGCGAAAATGATTCTGATACTAGTATTGATGATAGTTTTAAATTTCAAAGAGAGATTAATGCAACGGTAGCTTCAGAAATTTTTACAGGTGCTAAAGGAGATGTTTTTGGTCCTTATAAAGAACAAGGGTATTTTAAAATATCTAAAATTACAGACGTTACTAGTATGCCAGACTCTGCTAGAGCAAGTCATATTTTAATTCCTTTTTTAGGAGCTCAAAGAGCTGCTGCAGATATAACAAGAACGCAAGGTGAAGCTAAGATTTTAGCAGATAGTATTTTAAATGTTGTAAAAAGCAATAGAAATAAATTTGAAGACTTAGCTAAAACAATGTCTTCAGATCTTGGTTCTGGAGCAAAAGGAGGAGATTTAGATTGGTTTACTTATAATAGAATGACACCAGAATTTAGAGATTTTGTTTTTGAAGGCAATACAGGTGATATTGATGTTGTTGAAACTCCATTTGGGTTTCATATTATTAAGATAGATGGACAAAAGAACAAGCAAACAGCTTTAAAGTTAGCTACTTTAAGTAGACAAATTATAGCTTCTGAGGCTACGGAAAGTGCTGTTTTTCAAAAATCAGAACAATTTGCTTTAGCAACATCTAAAGATAAAAAGTTCTTTGATGTAGCAAAAGAAAATAATTATGTTGCAAGACCTGCTATTGGTTTAAAAGTTTTAGATGAAAATGTACCTGGTTTAGGTAACCAAAGACAAATTATTTCTTGGGCTTTTAGTAATGATACTAAACCTGGAGATTTTAAACGTTTTGATTTAGAAGGTAGTCATGTTGTTGCTTTTGTAACGGCTAAAACAGAAAAAGGATTAATGTCTGCTGCTAAAGCTACAAATAGTGTTAAACCTATTTTGATAAACCAAAAGAAAGCAAAATTAATTGGAGATAAATTTAACGGAAGTACTTTAGCAGATATTGCTAAGGATAACAATACAGACGTTAGAAATGCAAGCGGTATTAATTTAAAAAGTCCTACATTATCTGGTGCTGGTTCAGAACCTAAAGTTGTAGGAGCTATGTATAATGCAGAAATTAATAAAGTGTATAAAAACATAGAAGGTAATAGAGGTGTGTATGCTTTTGCAGTAACAAACAAAGAGTTACCAACTGCTTTACCAAACTATGAAACTACAAGAAAAAGTATTGCAGAGTCTATAAAAACTAAAACTTTTGCAATTTATGAGGCTATTAAAAATGCTTCTGATGTAGAAGATTATAGATCAAATTTATACACTAGTAACTAG
- a CDS encoding transposase: MIRTNASAESFNAKIKAFRAQFRGVRNIKFFLFRLSNIYA, from the coding sequence TTGATCCGTACAAATGCTTCTGCAGAATCGTTTAATGCTAAAATAAAAGCATTTAGAGCACAATTTAGAGGTGTTAGAAACATCAAATTTTTCCTTTTTAGACTCTCAAATATTTATGCCTAA
- a CDS encoding tetratricopeptide repeat-containing sensor histidine kinase, with protein sequence MNFKDKIFLFLFLVIVFKTLPNRKEAVSNTASFYMQLNDSTLIEKLQDINKVYEEKKFDLALKEAFVLLDSSRNNNREIFYKTNYLIGSIFYETLSFKDGIKYFRANVNGLLKDSLLLDTNKFNFDSNQLLLQNYLRLGSSYHKLKEREFLQKYRDSTLYYYNKVIDFNDLDNSSLEAKAKTYSNLSAFYINDSLYDLAEKYVNLSISIHKSNNDKLNQAAGLGNLASIYLIKEDFNLAKKIYLEGLDLIKNDNSAKAIRFKASLYANLSWAMYKLKDYKAYEFQEISYDIKDELRDTEIRGIVKTINAEYDVDTAKKLVLKEEENKRLKNQRTFGSLGIGGLIIIITLLYALNFYKLRQKNLSLQLSQTQLVQLQNLEKIKSDSQVRILNATIDGKESERKQIAETLHDSVSALLSSANLHLQATRGLFKGETPVEIDKTQKIIKEASQTIRDLSHTLVSSVLLKFGLKYAIKDMADKYSNSQIKIDTRIGETRRYEQNFEIKAYNIIQEFINNILKHSKAETAMIKLDEADGKLYLRISDDGIGFDKKKVISKEGLGLNQIDARIQMMQGEFNIDTSLKNGTVVKVVLPILEKIKN encoded by the coding sequence TTGAATTTTAAAGATAAAATATTTTTGTTTTTGTTTTTGGTGATTGTTTTTAAAACATTACCAAATAGAAAAGAAGCTGTATCTAATACAGCTTCTTTTTATATGCAATTAAATGATAGTACCTTAATTGAAAAATTACAGGATATTAATAAAGTTTATGAAGAAAAAAAATTTGACTTAGCTTTAAAAGAGGCATTTGTTTTATTAGATAGCTCTAGAAATAATAATAGAGAAATTTTTTATAAAACAAATTATCTAATAGGTAGCATTTTCTATGAAACTCTAAGTTTTAAAGATGGGATTAAATATTTTAGGGCTAATGTGAATGGTTTGTTAAAAGATTCGTTATTATTAGATACTAATAAGTTTAATTTTGATTCAAATCAACTATTACTTCAAAACTACCTACGCTTAGGCAGTTCTTATCACAAACTTAAAGAAAGAGAATTTTTACAAAAGTATAGAGATAGTACTTTATATTACTACAATAAAGTAATAGATTTTAATGATTTAGATAATAGTTCTTTAGAGGCTAAAGCTAAAACTTATAGTAACTTATCTGCTTTTTATATAAATGATTCTTTGTATGATTTGGCAGAAAAATATGTAAATTTATCAATAAGTATTCATAAATCTAATAACGATAAACTTAATCAAGCTGCAGGTTTAGGTAACTTAGCGAGTATTTACCTAATTAAAGAAGACTTTAACCTGGCAAAAAAAATATATTTAGAAGGTTTAGACTTAATTAAGAATGATAATAGTGCAAAAGCGATAAGGTTTAAAGCAAGTTTATATGCTAATTTATCTTGGGCTATGTACAAGTTAAAAGATTACAAAGCGTATGAGTTTCAAGAAATATCTTATGATATAAAAGATGAGTTAAGGGATACTGAAATTAGAGGAATTGTAAAAACAATTAATGCTGAATATGATGTTGATACTGCTAAAAAATTAGTTTTAAAAGAAGAGGAAAATAAACGCCTAAAAAATCAAAGAACATTTGGGTCACTTGGTATAGGTGGCTTAATTATAATTATAACATTATTATATGCCTTAAACTTTTATAAACTTCGCCAAAAAAATTTAAGCTTACAGTTATCGCAAACCCAATTGGTACAACTTCAAAATTTAGAAAAAATAAAATCAGATTCTCAGGTAAGAATTTTAAATGCTACTATAGATGGTAAAGAGTCAGAGAGAAAACAAATTGCAGAAACTTTACACGATAGTGTAAGTGCGCTTTTATCATCTGCAAACCTTCATTTACAAGCTACAAGAGGTCTTTTTAAAGGAGAAACCCCTGTAGAAATAGACAAGACGCAAAAGATTATTAAGGAAGCATCTCAAACTATAAGAGATTTATCTCATACTTTGGTTTCGTCTGTATTGTTAAAATTTGGATTAAAATATGCCATAAAAGATATGGCGGATAAATACTCTAATTCTCAAATTAAGATTGATACCAGAATAGGTGAAACAAGGAGGTACGAACAAAATTTTGAAATAAAAGCATATAATATTATTCAAGAATTTATTAATAATATTTTAAAACATAGTAAGGCGGAAACGGCAATGATTAAGTTAGATGAAGCAGATGGAAAGTTGTATTTAAGAATTTCTGATGACGGTATTGGGTTTGATAAAAAGAAGGTAATAAGTAAAGAAGGACTCGGTTTAAATCAGATTGATGCAAGAATACAAATGATGCAAGGAGAATTTAATATAGATACTTCACTTAAAAATGGTACTGTTGTTAAAGTTGTTTTGCCTATTTTAGAAAAAATAAAAAACTAA
- a CDS encoding type III pantothenate kinase, producing the protein MNLIIDAGNTRVKAAVFEGDTILEVVFVDRKKILSEIKKILKKYKITCAILSSVSFISEKTLLKLQDLMQLTVLSSSTNVPFINLYKTPTTLGVDRIALVVGAVNEFPDKNTLIIDAGTCITFDFVNSKSEYLGGAISPGIKMRFDSLNHFTANLPLLEKDEVNSFIGRNTKESMNSGVVNGVVQEIEGVINQYKKKYIDLTVVLTGGDTNFLSKQLKSSIFAKKNFLLKGLNRILIFNIDK; encoded by the coding sequence ATGAATTTAATAATTGATGCAGGTAACACAAGAGTTAAAGCAGCTGTATTTGAGGGGGATACCATTTTAGAAGTGGTTTTTGTTGATCGAAAAAAAATTTTATCAGAAATAAAAAAAATTTTAAAAAAATATAAAATTACCTGTGCAATTTTGTCATCGGTAAGTTTTATATCAGAAAAAACGTTACTTAAGCTTCAAGATTTAATGCAATTGACGGTTTTGTCTTCTTCTACAAACGTTCCTTTTATCAATTTGTATAAAACACCAACAACCTTAGGAGTAGATAGAATTGCATTGGTGGTGGGGGCCGTAAATGAGTTTCCTGACAAAAACACACTAATTATTGATGCTGGGACTTGTATTACTTTCGATTTTGTGAATAGTAAATCGGAATATTTAGGTGGTGCAATATCTCCAGGAATAAAAATGAGGTTTGATTCTTTAAATCATTTTACAGCAAATTTACCATTACTAGAAAAAGATGAAGTAAACAGTTTTATTGGTCGCAATACTAAAGAGAGTATGAATTCTGGTGTTGTAAATGGAGTGGTTCAAGAAATTGAAGGTGTAATTAATCAATATAAAAAGAAATATATAGATTTAACAGTCGTTTTAACAGGAGGAGACACAAATTTCTTGTCAAAGCAATTAAAAAGTAGCATATTTGCCAAGAAAAATTTTCTTCTTAAAGGATTAAATAGAATATTGATATTTAATATAGACAAATGA
- a CDS encoding hemolysin family protein, with protein MEIEIIIILTSIILSAFFSGMEIAFVSANKLHIELEKKREGFIPSVLNKITQKSSKFITTMLVGNNISLVIYSYYMGGFLIRILPKNTFNEFTTLLLQTIISTIVILITAEFLPKAIFRIYANEVLKLFAVPAYFFYVLFHFFSEIISFISDFFLRVFFKTDAEEQQTEFSKEELGYYITEQLETGNNDDEVDSEIQIFQNALDFHNVKAREVMVPRTEIVAVELHEKVANLKNIFIDSGLSKVLVYKTSLDDVIGYINAFELFKKPKTIKSILLPVEIVPESMMINNILNSLMKKRKSVAVVVDEYGGTSGMITVEDIVEELFGEIEDEHDTQEFLEKRISETEFNFSARLEVDYLNEEYSLNIPKSEAYETLGGFIIEQTESIPIENEVVDIEDFEIKILKMSSAKIEEVRLKIVDEDA; from the coding sequence ATGGAAATTGAAATTATCATAATATTAACCTCTATTATTCTTTCCGCTTTTTTTTCGGGAATGGAAATTGCATTTGTTTCTGCTAATAAGTTGCATATAGAATTAGAGAAGAAAAGAGAAGGCTTTATACCTAGTGTTCTTAATAAAATCACTCAAAAATCATCAAAATTTATTACTACCATGTTAGTTGGTAATAATATTTCTTTGGTAATTTATAGTTATTATATGGGAGGATTCTTAATTAGAATTCTACCTAAAAACACCTTTAACGAGTTTACTACACTACTTTTACAAACAATTATATCTACCATAGTAATACTAATTACAGCAGAATTTTTACCAAAAGCTATTTTTAGAATTTATGCAAATGAGGTTTTAAAATTATTTGCAGTACCTGCCTATTTTTTTTATGTTTTATTCCATTTTTTTTCTGAAATTATTTCTTTTATTTCAGATTTTTTTCTGCGTGTATTCTTTAAAACAGATGCAGAAGAACAACAAACAGAATTTAGTAAAGAAGAATTAGGGTATTATATTACAGAACAACTAGAAACTGGTAATAATGATGATGAAGTAGATTCTGAAATACAAATTTTTCAAAATGCACTCGATTTTCATAATGTAAAAGCAAGAGAGGTTATGGTTCCCAGAACCGAAATTGTTGCGGTTGAGTTACATGAAAAAGTAGCAAACTTAAAAAATATATTTATAGATTCTGGACTGTCTAAGGTGCTGGTTTATAAAACCTCTTTAGATGATGTAATAGGCTATATAAATGCTTTTGAATTATTTAAGAAACCCAAAACTATTAAATCTATTTTATTACCAGTAGAGATTGTGCCAGAGTCTATGATGATTAACAATATTTTAAACAGTTTAATGAAAAAGCGTAAAAGCGTAGCTGTTGTTGTTGATGAATATGGAGGTACTTCTGGTATGATAACTGTAGAAGATATTGTTGAAGAATTATTTGGTGAAATTGAAGATGAGCACGATACTCAAGAGTTTTTAGAGAAGAGAATATCTGAAACAGAATTTAACTTTTCTGCAAGATTAGAAGTAGATTATTTAAACGAAGAGTATAGTTTGAATATTCCTAAATCTGAAGCTTATGAAACTTTAGGAGGGTTTATTATAGAGCAAACAGAAAGTATTCCTATAGAAAATGAAGTTGTTGATATTGAAGATTTTGAAATTAAAATCTTAAAAATGAGTAGTGCTAAAATAGAAGAAGTCCGCTTAAAAATTGTAGATGAAGACGCCTAA